In the Bacillus shivajii genome, one interval contains:
- a CDS encoding tetratricopeptide repeat protein has protein sequence MDKNEQAVKQMQEGKIEEAAKLLNEAIEENPKDAVAYTNFGNLLAAVNEDEKALNFFNKAIELDEKLATAYYGKGNVLFNQEKYLEAIDVYQEALSHGLKEGDVYYMLGMSFYNLSDLARALPSLQRATELNTEDVDAHFQYALTLAQLEQVDEAKEAFERVIELDENHADSYFNLGVAYAFKDDAAKALEMFNKALDIQPDHVLSANGKQQMEQVLNNEE, from the coding sequence ATGGATAAGAACGAACAAGCAGTTAAACAAATGCAAGAAGGGAAAATCGAAGAAGCGGCGAAATTACTCAATGAGGCAATTGAGGAAAATCCGAAAGATGCCGTTGCGTATACGAATTTCGGAAATTTATTAGCAGCCGTTAATGAAGATGAGAAAGCATTAAACTTTTTTAATAAAGCAATTGAACTAGATGAAAAGCTCGCCACTGCTTATTACGGTAAAGGCAATGTACTATTTAACCAAGAAAAGTATTTAGAAGCAATTGATGTTTACCAAGAAGCGTTATCACACGGCTTAAAAGAAGGTGACGTTTATTACATGTTAGGCATGAGTTTTTACAATTTAAGTGATCTCGCTCGTGCGTTACCGAGTTTGCAAAGGGCAACAGAACTCAACACAGAAGACGTTGATGCGCATTTCCAGTACGCGTTGACACTTGCACAATTAGAACAAGTTGATGAAGCAAAGGAAGCATTTGAACGAGTAATAGAGCTCGATGAAAATCATGCAGACAGTTACTTTAATTTAGGTGTCGCTTATGCTTTTAAAGATGATGCCGCAAAAGCATTAGAAATGTTCAATAAAGCATTAGATATTCAACCAGATCACGTGTTAAGTGCAAATGGGAAACAACAAATGGAACAAGTGTTAAATAACGAAGAATAA
- the recD2 gene encoding SF1B family DNA helicase RecD2, with translation MTEAAIHEEKDYIKGELLHQIYHNEDSLYTVAKLKVKKSSYEQIDSEITVVGTMPNLEKDITYLFYGYFKDHPRFGRQYQVEQFQKLLPETEQGIILYLSSDRFPGVGKKTAENIVDTLGKNAISVILQDREVLNKVANLKPEKADQIHQTLLEDQGIEQVLVKLYEYGFGLQLAIKVYQAYKMDALKVIETNPYQMIEDVQGIGFAKADVIGRKQGLTGNHPDRIRAAVLFLLYEHSLNNGHVYVGNEQMIEDAKDLLEKESDVTISHLEIADQIIQLGEENKLVVEEKKMFMPSLYYAEQGIVTNIHRLLKEDQELEEYPESEFLKALGDVEEELGITYAPSQKTAIQEALHSRVMILTGGPGTGKTTVIKGLIEVFSDLKGISVDPEDYDKKSPFPVLMAAPTGRAAKRMTESTGLPASTIHRLLGYKGNEDEFEYDEYEQLEGDLLIIDEMSMVDTWLANQLFKAVPDHMQVIMVGDEDQLPSVGPGQVFTDFLASKQIPSVKLTDIYRQSDGSKIIEFSHQIKEGALPGKIDGESKDLRFFPCDQPQVPEAVEKICKGAISRGFTAKEVQVLAPMYRGIAGVENLNDMLQKLFNPPSDQKREVPFGNVVYRSGDVVLQLVNNPEENVYNGDRGEIVAIFTEKENTDGEIKIVISFDGIEVTYSKQDLTQITHAYCCSIHKSQGSEFPIVIMPVVKGYYRMLRKKLIYTGITRAKDFLLLCGDWNALEMAVGNNNDVERNTTLRDKLNERGMEEEY, from the coding sequence ATGACAGAGGCCGCCATCCATGAAGAAAAAGATTATATAAAAGGAGAACTACTCCATCAAATTTATCATAATGAAGATTCTCTCTATACCGTTGCTAAGTTGAAGGTAAAGAAGTCATCCTATGAACAGATCGATTCAGAGATTACCGTTGTTGGTACAATGCCAAACTTAGAAAAAGACATTACGTACCTTTTTTACGGCTATTTTAAAGACCATCCACGCTTTGGCAGACAATATCAAGTCGAGCAGTTTCAAAAACTACTACCAGAAACCGAGCAAGGTATCATTCTTTATTTATCGAGTGATCGTTTTCCAGGCGTGGGGAAAAAAACAGCCGAAAACATCGTTGATACACTAGGTAAAAATGCGATCTCAGTTATATTACAAGATCGTGAAGTATTAAATAAAGTGGCAAACTTAAAGCCTGAAAAAGCAGACCAAATCCATCAAACGTTATTAGAAGACCAAGGAATCGAACAAGTCTTAGTGAAGCTTTATGAATATGGCTTTGGACTGCAACTAGCTATTAAAGTGTATCAAGCTTATAAGATGGATGCGTTAAAAGTGATTGAAACAAACCCATATCAAATGATTGAAGACGTACAAGGAATCGGATTTGCAAAAGCAGATGTGATTGGGCGAAAACAAGGATTAACAGGTAATCATCCAGACCGGATTCGCGCGGCGGTTCTTTTCTTACTTTATGAACATTCGCTTAATAATGGCCATGTTTATGTAGGAAATGAGCAAATGATTGAAGATGCGAAAGATTTATTAGAAAAAGAAAGTGATGTAACGATATCTCACTTGGAAATCGCAGATCAAATCATTCAGTTAGGAGAAGAAAATAAACTCGTTGTAGAAGAGAAAAAAATGTTTATGCCTTCTCTTTATTATGCTGAACAAGGGATCGTTACAAACATTCATCGCCTTTTAAAAGAAGATCAGGAGCTTGAAGAGTATCCAGAGTCAGAGTTTTTAAAAGCGTTAGGGGATGTTGAAGAAGAGCTTGGCATTACGTATGCTCCTTCTCAAAAAACAGCGATTCAAGAAGCCCTTCACTCTCGAGTCATGATTTTAACGGGTGGACCAGGAACGGGGAAGACAACGGTAATTAAAGGATTGATTGAGGTATTCAGTGATTTAAAAGGAATCTCGGTTGATCCTGAAGACTATGATAAAAAATCCCCCTTTCCAGTTTTAATGGCTGCGCCGACAGGTCGTGCAGCGAAGCGAATGACAGAATCAACTGGTCTACCAGCATCAACGATCCACCGTCTTCTCGGTTATAAAGGTAATGAAGATGAGTTTGAATACGATGAGTACGAGCAGCTTGAAGGTGATCTTTTAATCATTGATGAAATGTCGATGGTGGATACATGGCTTGCCAATCAACTTTTTAAAGCAGTACCAGATCATATGCAAGTCATTATGGTAGGGGACGAAGATCAGCTTCCATCTGTTGGTCCAGGCCAAGTGTTTACCGACTTTTTAGCATCAAAGCAAATACCATCGGTAAAACTGACTGATATCTATCGACAATCAGATGGTTCAAAAATTATTGAGTTCTCTCACCAAATTAAAGAGGGTGCGTTACCTGGAAAAATTGATGGAGAAAGTAAAGACCTTCGTTTTTTCCCATGTGACCAACCACAAGTGCCTGAAGCGGTTGAGAAAATTTGTAAAGGAGCTATTTCTCGTGGATTTACCGCGAAAGAAGTTCAAGTATTAGCACCAATGTATCGTGGGATTGCAGGGGTAGAAAACTTAAATGATATGCTACAGAAGCTGTTTAACCCTCCATCAGACCAAAAACGAGAGGTTCCATTTGGAAACGTTGTATATCGTAGTGGCGATGTTGTCTTGCAACTTGTCAACAACCCTGAAGAAAATGTATATAATGGTGACCGTGGAGAAATTGTTGCGATTTTTACAGAAAAGGAAAATACGGATGGCGAGATAAAAATTGTTATTTCCTTTGATGGTATTGAAGTGACCTATTCGAAGCAAGATTTAACACAAATTACTCATGCCTATTGTTGTTCGATCCATAAATCACAAGGTAGCGAATTCCCAATTGTCATTATGCCAGTAGTAAAAGGATATTACCGGATGTTAAGAAAAAAATTAATTTATACGGGGATTACAAGGGCAAAAGACTTTTTACTTTTATGTGGAGATTGGAATGCACTTGAGATGGCGGTTGGAAATAACAATGATGTAGAACGAAATACAACGTTGAGAGATAAATTAAATGAGCGGGGAATGGAAGAAGAATACTAG
- a CDS encoding PRC-barrel domain-containing protein yields the protein MRTSQKVKGAPVFLSDHNFQIGKVADLVLSEDKAQVLGYWVRTEQHWWSRNHFLPLERISYEKGREIYCKNGTMLTPLKRRKRFYDGSDHFFGKPLLEQDGAMIGIIEDVYFLPETGKIVGYELTEGLFTDITKGIKVFKTQIPLKRVNEAFMVRTET from the coding sequence TTGCGAACATCACAAAAGGTCAAGGGTGCACCTGTTTTTTTGTCTGATCATAATTTTCAAATCGGGAAAGTGGCAGATTTAGTTTTATCTGAAGACAAAGCACAAGTATTAGGTTATTGGGTACGCACAGAACAGCACTGGTGGTCACGCAATCACTTCCTACCTTTAGAGCGCATCTCATATGAAAAAGGAAGAGAAATCTATTGCAAAAATGGAACCATGTTAACACCATTAAAACGGAGAAAAAGGTTCTATGATGGAAGCGATCATTTTTTTGGGAAACCACTCTTGGAACAAGATGGGGCAATGATCGGGATTATTGAAGATGTATATTTTCTTCCAGAAACGGGCAAGATTGTAGGGTATGAACTGACCGAAGGGCTTTTTACAGATATTACTAAAGGAATTAAGGTATTTAAAACACAAATTCCTTTAAAGCGTGTAAATGAAGCCTTTATGGTTCGGACGGAAACATGA
- a CDS encoding DUF2797 domain-containing protein: protein MRCPNCKGKDIGKIGTNQYYCWSCFIELSISNGRFCLHQVEADGSLSSLDDLFEEEERLID, encoded by the coding sequence ATGCGGTGCCCAAATTGTAAAGGGAAAGATATAGGAAAGATTGGTACTAACCAATATTATTGCTGGAGTTGTTTTATTGAACTTTCAATTTCTAACGGACGCTTTTGTCTTCATCAAGTAGAAGCTGACGGGTCTCTAAGCTCCCTTGATGACTTATTTGAAGAAGAAGAGCGGCTTATTGATTAA
- a CDS encoding DUF3918 family protein: MRVLASLVALGVGAYAYATNMDNKSRKRWKKRLGTMDFSTLEEMIPNKRSMKRMQKRMTKALT, translated from the coding sequence ATGAGAGTATTGGCATCTCTTGTCGCATTAGGTGTTGGAGCTTATGCATACGCCACGAATATGGACAACAAATCAAGAAAGCGTTGGAAAAAACGTTTAGGTACGATGGATTTTAGTACGCTCGAAGAGATGATTCCAAACAAGCGTTCAATGAAACGTATGCAGAAACGAATGACAAAAGCATTGACGTAA